A single Nicotiana tabacum cultivar K326 chromosome 5, ASM71507v2, whole genome shotgun sequence DNA region contains:
- the LOC107812492 gene encoding dolichyl-diphosphooligosaccharide--protein glycosyltransferase subunit DAD1-like, which yields MAKSSATKDAQALLHSLRSAYASTPTNLKIIDIYVLFAIFTAVIQVGYMAIVGSFPFNSFLSGVLSCVGTAVLAVCLRIQVNKENKEFKDLPPERAYADFVLCNLVLHLVIMNFLG from the exons ATGGCGAAATCTTCAGCGACCAAAGACGCTCAAGCACTTCTCCACTCTCTCCGTTCTGCTTACGCTTCAACTCCCACTAATCTCAAG ATCATTGATATATATGTACTGTTTGCGATATTCACCGCTGTAATTcag GTTGGGTACATGGCTATTGTTGGGTCCTTCCCATTCAACTCTTTTCTCTCTGGGGTACTCTCTTGTGTAGGCACTGCAGTCCTTGCTG TTTGTCTCCGAATCCaagtaaacaaagaaaacaaggaattcaag GATTTGCCACCAGAACGTGCTTATGCAGATTTTGTTCTCTGCAATTTGGTGCTCCATTTGGTGATCATGAATTTCCTTGGATAG